A single window of Hemibagrus wyckioides isolate EC202008001 linkage group LG28, SWU_Hwy_1.0, whole genome shotgun sequence DNA harbors:
- the rab14l gene encoding RAB14, member RAS oncogene family, like, protein MATAPYNYSYIFKYIIIGDMGVGKSCLLHQFTEKKFMADCPHTIGVEFGTRIIEVSGQKIKLQIWDTAGQERFRAVTRSYYRGAAGALMVYDITRRSTYNHLSSWLTDARNLTNPNTVIILIGNKADLEAQRDVTYEEAKQFAEENGLLFLEASAKTGENVEDAFLEAAKKIYQNIQDGSLDLNAAESGVQHKPSAPQGGRLTSEAQPQREGCGC, encoded by the exons ATGGCCACTGCACCGTACAACTactcatacatttttaaatacatcaTCATCG GGGATATGGGGGTCGGGAAGTCATGTTTGCTTCACCAGTTTACAGAAAAGAAAT TCATGGCGGACTGCCCCCACACAATCGGCGTGGAGTTTGGTACAAGGATTATCGAAGTGAGCGGGCAGAAGATCAAGCTGCAGATCTGGGACACGGCAGGGCAGGAGCGCTTCAGAGCTGTGACGCGCAGCTACTATCGGGGGGCCGCTGGAGCGCTCATGGTGTACGACATCACCAG GAGAAGCACGTATAACCATCTCAGTAGCTGGCTTACTGATGCCAGGAACCTCACCAACCCCAATACT gtgatcATTCTCATAGGTAACAAAGCCGACCTGGAAGCACAGCGGGATGTGACGTATGAAGAAGCCAAGCAGTTTGCTGAGGAAAACG GTCTGCTCTTTCTGGAAGCCAGTGCAAAAAC aggTGAGAATGTAGAGGATGCTTTCCTGGAGGCAGCAAAAAAGATTTACCAGAACATTCAGGACGGCAGCCTGGACCTGAACGCAGCCGAATCAGGGGTCCAGCACAAGCCCTCTGCTCCTCAGGGCGGCCGGCTAACCAGCGAAGCACAGCCTCAGAGAGAAGGATGCGGCTGCTAA